AAAATACCCATTGGTAAACCAGCCCTGTATTTAACGGCTGAGTCAATCTCAACAATGGAGTACACGTTATTAGCGACTAATAGGCATGCAGCTGAGTTCAGCGCTATTAATATTCTGTTTACCACGAATCCAGGTACGTCCTTATTAACCATTATTGGCTCCTTACCGAGGCTCTTAACGAAGTCATAGGCCCTCCTGGCGACCTCGTCGCTTGTTTGGGCACCCTTAATAACCTCAACAAGGGGCATTAGTACTGGTGGATTGAAGAAGTGAATTCCAACGACCCTCTCAGGCCTCTTTGTGGCGCTTGCAATCTCGGTTATTGGTAAACTACTCGTGTTCGTGGCCAGTATTGCGTGCGGAGGCGCATTTGCGTCTGCCTCAGAAAATATCTGCTTCTTAAGGTCAAGTTTTTCGGGTACTGCCTCAATCATTATGTCAATATTCTTAACGGCCTCAGCCACTGATAATGAAGTCTTTATGCGACTCATGATCTCATTAACCTTCTCCTTACTTATTGTACCCCTCTCAGCCAGCTTGTCAAGGCTCCACTTAATCCTTTCCAGGGCTTTATTTAGATAGTCCTGAGATACATCAACAATCACAACCTCATAACCCGCCAGGGCAGATACTTCGGCTATTCCATGGCCCATTGTACCTGCTCCTATCACCGCAACCCTCCTAATTTGCGTACTCATCAGTCACTCTGGCTCTAGGTAAGTTATTAAGTGCGATCTCAATTTACTCAAATTATTTGTGTCGAGGGTGTATATAATGAATATAGTGATAATGATTAAGCAATAGTGAACAGAGGGGCATTATTATTTAAGGTGCTTCTCGAGGAGTAATATGGGAATTATGAGGGGGGTTGCGGTTGTTGGGATTGGCCATGCGAAGTTTGGGCGTAGGACCGACACAACCTTAGGTGAGCTTGCCTGGGAGGCTGTTAAGGAGGCACTTGAGGATGCAAGGCTTGATCAGAAGGATATTCAGTACTTCGTTGTTGGTAATGCAGGTGGTTGGAGCGCCGAGTCATTACCCGCCGTGATTGTTGGTGAGTACTGTGGGTTAAGTCCGAAGGGTACTATGAGGGTTGAGGCGGCATGCGCCACTGGTAGTGCTGCCCTCTATAATGCCTACTTAGCCGTGGCTTCGGGAATGGCCGACATAGCCATGGCAATAGGTGTGGAGAAAATGTACGAATCACCAACACCAACAGTTGTTGAATTCATTGGTAGGGCAGGTAATTACTTCTGGGAGTTTGAGAACTTTGGTTTAACATTCCCAGGTTATTATGCACTATACATGACGGCTTACATGAATAGATTTGGAGCCACTGAGGAGGACTTCTGCAGGGTTGCCGTTAAGAACCATTATTACGGATCAATAAACCCCAAGGCCCAGTTCTATGGGTTGAAAATAAACATTGATCAATGCCTCAAGTCCAGGTATGTGGCCTGGCCCATTAAACTCTACGACTCAAGCCCAATAACCGATGGCGCAGCCGCAGCGATACTAGTCAGTGAAGAGTTGGCTAGGAAGATAACGGACACGCCAGTGTGGATTAGATCCGTGGGCGTGGCAACAGGTACAGCAAACCTGAGTAGGAGACCCGACTTCATAGGGCTCGATGCAGCCTACCAAGCAGCTGAGCAAGCGTTCAAGAGGATTGGCATCGAGCATAGGGACACTTGGAAGTACTTCGATGTTGCTAATGTTCATGATTGCTTCACGATAGCTGAGGTCATGGCTTACGAGGACCTGGGATTCGTGGAAAGGGGCATGGGTATTCAACTGGTTAGGAATGAACAGACCTACAAGGGTGGCTTAATACCCGTTAATCTGGATGGCGGTCTCAAGGCAAAGGGCCATCCCATAGGGGCTACGGGGGTTAGTATGGCTGTTGAGATGACCAAGCAGTTAAGGCAGGGTGTTGAGCCTAGGGATAGGCAGGCCGATATCTATACTGGTTGGGCATTGGCGCATAACGTTGGTGGTACTGGCCATTACGCTTATGTAACTATATACTCACTTGATAAGGATGGTTCGCCGAAGGTGAAGCCCAAGAGGTGATGGTGATGTCCCTGGAGGCTAAGTATGAGGAGTTTTGGAGGCAATCTATTAAGCAGCTGAATGAAGTTGTCAAGGCCACTGGACTACCCATAGCGCCTGATGAGAAGGGTCAATACAGCTTGTGGTATGATGTTAGGGAGATGAGGCTTAGGTTCTCGATTAGTGTTGAGAGGATTAAGAAGTTCTTTGATGGTTTGAGGGAGGGCAAGATCTACGCCACCAGATGCAGGAGGTGCGGTAGGTATTACTTCCCGCCCCAGGTGGATTGCCCGTACTGTAAGGTCAGTGATATGGATTGGGTTGAGACTAGTGGTGAGGGTGAATTACTAACCTATACCGTAATAAACACGAAGCCCTTAACATACTCGCACTATCCAGATTACATAGTGGCTATTGCAAGGATGAGGGAGGGATTCAATGTGCTGGCTTGGTTGAGGGTTGATGATCCAAGGAAGGTTAAGGTTGGCATGAGGGTTAAGCTTCAGGTTGTTAAGAGGGAGCCTGAGGGTTACTTAACGTATGAATTCATACCTATGGAGCAATAGGTGGTGCTGAATGTATAGGTACTTGGTTATTGATGAGAGGGATTCCGTAACTATATTCACGCTTAATAGGCCGGAGAGATTGAATGCATTAGGGCCTGAGCTCAGGGCTGAGTTATTGGATGCGCTGCGTAGGTTCAATAATGACCCGAAAAAGAGGGTTGGCATAATAACCGGTTCTGGTAAGGCGTTCTCGGCGGGTGCCGACATATCAACTAAGCCAAGTGAGCCTGGAACCGTCAATCTTGAGGACGAACTTAGGAACTCCTTCCACCTAATTCTGAGGGAGATAAGGTTTAGTGATAAGTTATTCATTGCGGCGATTAATGGTGTAGCCGCGGGCGCCGGTATTAGTCTTGCCGTCGCATGTGATTTCGCCTTTGCGTCAAAGAGTTCTAGGTTTGTTATGGCGTTTCAAAACATTGGGTTAGCACCTGATACTGGGTTAACGCTTATGATGGCTAGATTAGTTGGTGCCAAGGCACTTAGGTACCTGCTAGTTGGTGGTGAGTTCACGGCTGAGGAGGCTGAGTCCATGGGACTCATCAAGGTTGTTGATGACCCATTAGGAGAGGCCATTAAGTTTGCTAATGAGATTGCTCAAGGTCCATTTAGAGCATACGTACATAGTAAGAAATTGATTAATGAAGCGTTGTTTAAGGACCTTGAGCAGTTCCTAGTGACCGAGGCCAGGTTACAGGGTGAGTTGGGTAATACCCATGATTTTATTGAGGGTGTTTCAGCATTCCTAGAGAAGAGGAGGCCTAGGTTTGTTGGTTATTGATCATTTTATATTTATAAAATGA
This is a stretch of genomic DNA from Vulcanisaeta moutnovskia 768-28. It encodes these proteins:
- a CDS encoding thiolase domain-containing protein, yielding MRGVAVVGIGHAKFGRRTDTTLGELAWEAVKEALEDARLDQKDIQYFVVGNAGGWSAESLPAVIVGEYCGLSPKGTMRVEAACATGSAALYNAYLAVASGMADIAMAIGVEKMYESPTPTVVEFIGRAGNYFWEFENFGLTFPGYYALYMTAYMNRFGATEEDFCRVAVKNHYYGSINPKAQFYGLKINIDQCLKSRYVAWPIKLYDSSPITDGAAAAILVSEELARKITDTPVWIRSVGVATGTANLSRRPDFIGLDAAYQAAEQAFKRIGIEHRDTWKYFDVANVHDCFTIAEVMAYEDLGFVERGMGIQLVRNEQTYKGGLIPVNLDGGLKAKGHPIGATGVSMAVEMTKQLRQGVEPRDRQADIYTGWALAHNVGGTGHYAYVTIYSLDKDGSPKVKPKR
- a CDS encoding Zn-ribbon domain-containing OB-fold protein, which codes for MVMSLEAKYEEFWRQSIKQLNEVVKATGLPIAPDEKGQYSLWYDVREMRLRFSISVERIKKFFDGLREGKIYATRCRRCGRYYFPPQVDCPYCKVSDMDWVETSGEGELLTYTVINTKPLTYSHYPDYIVAIARMREGFNVLAWLRVDDPRKVKVGMRVKLQVVKREPEGYLTYEFIPMEQ
- a CDS encoding enoyl-CoA hydratase-related protein, with the translated sequence MYRYLVIDERDSVTIFTLNRPERLNALGPELRAELLDALRRFNNDPKKRVGIITGSGKAFSAGADISTKPSEPGTVNLEDELRNSFHLILREIRFSDKLFIAAINGVAAGAGISLAVACDFAFASKSSRFVMAFQNIGLAPDTGLTLMMARLVGAKALRYLLVGGEFTAEEAESMGLIKVVDDPLGEAIKFANEIAQGPFRAYVHSKKLINEALFKDLEQFLVTEARLQGELGNTHDFIEGVSAFLEKRRPRFVGY